A single genomic interval of Tsukamurella paurometabola harbors:
- the ssd gene encoding septum site-determining protein Ssd, giving the protein MRGIEIGMAVADGALADDVRRAAAAAARSVTDIDRGRPRACWASAAGVVLDLAAATAMADAARAGGLPRRDGVAIVAAEAGMAELAAAVEVGAAQVFVLPEQVRDLARFLAAREQDDGARSRVLAVVGGHGGAGASVLAAAVAVTAPGRGITALAVDADPWGGGLDLLLGCADMPGLRWGDLALRGGHVPSDALVAALPGRAGAVAVLSTGGTGPGGRDATAGAPSPDIPVEGLLAVIDAGRRSVGVTVVDLPRRDDPATSACLEVADVVVVVAAATVRGCAAARTVVDGMSGRARRIGLVVRGPAPGGLSARDVERAVGAPLLASMRPQPGLAAQLDDGGLRLRRGTPLAVAAGRVLDGVRRGAA; this is encoded by the coding sequence ATGCGAGGAATCGAGATCGGGATGGCGGTGGCCGACGGTGCCCTGGCGGACGACGTGCGCCGGGCCGCCGCCGCTGCCGCGCGGTCGGTCACGGACATCGATCGGGGCAGGCCGCGCGCGTGCTGGGCCTCGGCCGCGGGGGTCGTGCTGGACCTCGCGGCCGCGACGGCGATGGCCGACGCGGCCCGCGCCGGCGGCCTCCCACGGCGCGACGGAGTCGCGATCGTCGCCGCCGAGGCGGGCATGGCGGAGCTGGCGGCGGCCGTCGAGGTGGGTGCGGCGCAGGTCTTCGTCCTGCCGGAACAGGTGCGTGACCTGGCCCGTTTCCTCGCAGCCCGGGAACAGGACGACGGTGCGCGGTCCCGGGTCCTCGCCGTCGTCGGCGGGCACGGGGGAGCGGGTGCCTCCGTGCTGGCGGCGGCCGTCGCGGTGACCGCGCCCGGCCGCGGGATCACCGCGCTCGCGGTCGACGCCGATCCGTGGGGCGGCGGCCTCGACCTGCTGCTCGGGTGCGCCGACATGCCCGGTCTGCGCTGGGGCGATCTCGCACTGCGTGGTGGACACGTACCGTCGGACGCCCTGGTGGCGGCGCTCCCCGGACGGGCGGGAGCCGTCGCCGTGCTGTCCACGGGCGGTACGGGGCCCGGCGGGCGTGACGCCACCGCAGGAGCACCGTCGCCGGACATCCCGGTCGAGGGCCTGCTCGCCGTCATCGACGCGGGGCGTCGCAGCGTGGGGGTCACCGTGGTCGATCTGCCGCGCCGCGACGACCCGGCGACGTCGGCCTGCCTCGAGGTCGCGGACGTCGTGGTCGTCGTGGCGGCGGCGACGGTGCGGGGGTGCGCCGCGGCGCGGACGGTGGTCGACGGGATGAGCGGGCGCGCGCGGCGGATCGGACTCGTGGTGCGCGGGCCGGCTCCCGGTGGGCTCTCGGCGCGGGACGTCGAGCGGGCCGTCGGGGCGCCGCTCCTCGCGTCGATGCGTCCGCAACCGGGCCTGGCCGCCCAACTGGACGACGGCGGACTGCGGCTGCGGCGGGGCACGCCGCTGGCGGTCGCGGCGGGGCGGGTCCTCGACGGTGTGCGGCGGGGTGCGGCATGA
- a CDS encoding TadA family conjugal transfer-associated ATPase, whose product MTAPDGDLLARVRERLAHTAAVLTPDVMAAALRAECGGVLGDTDLLDGLAYLETELVGAGRLEPLLADPDVADVLVCGPRKVWVDRGAGLEPAGVVFEDDDAVRRLAARLALAAGRRLDDAQPWVDGHLPAGPGGRAGSGIRLHAVLPPLAHGGTCISLRVLRPATQTLDALVAGGAVPDEVAGLVRRVVAARLAFLVVGGTGSGKTTLLNGLLGAVDPAERVLCVEDAHELDPVHPHVVSLLARGANVEGVGEVTVRDLVRQALRMRPDRIVVGEVRGAEVVDLLTALNTGHDGGAGTVHANSPREVPARLEALAALGGLGREALHAQLAAAFLSVPELTVYQTVSIGAMLRRCIVRYRVICSA is encoded by the coding sequence ATGACTGCACCGGACGGCGACCTCCTGGCCCGGGTGCGAGAGCGGCTGGCCCACACCGCTGCAGTGCTCACGCCGGACGTGATGGCGGCCGCGCTCCGCGCCGAGTGCGGCGGGGTGCTCGGCGATACCGACCTGTTGGACGGTCTCGCCTACCTCGAGACGGAACTCGTCGGTGCGGGGCGGCTCGAGCCGTTGCTCGCCGACCCGGACGTGGCGGACGTCCTGGTCTGCGGGCCGCGGAAGGTCTGGGTGGACCGGGGTGCGGGGCTCGAGCCCGCGGGCGTGGTCTTCGAGGACGACGATGCGGTGCGCCGCCTCGCCGCGCGGCTCGCGCTGGCGGCCGGTCGCCGGCTGGACGACGCGCAGCCGTGGGTGGACGGGCACCTGCCCGCCGGGCCGGGCGGTCGCGCCGGCAGCGGGATCCGGCTGCACGCGGTGCTACCGCCGCTCGCGCACGGCGGGACCTGCATCTCACTGCGCGTGTTGCGGCCTGCGACGCAGACGCTCGACGCGCTCGTCGCGGGCGGCGCGGTACCCGACGAGGTGGCGGGCCTGGTGCGGCGCGTCGTCGCGGCCCGGCTCGCCTTCCTCGTGGTCGGCGGCACCGGCAGCGGCAAGACGACCCTCCTCAACGGACTGCTCGGCGCGGTGGATCCAGCGGAGCGGGTGCTGTGCGTCGAGGACGCGCACGAGCTCGATCCGGTGCACCCGCACGTCGTCTCGCTGTTGGCGCGCGGGGCGAACGTCGAGGGCGTCGGCGAGGTGACGGTGCGCGACCTGGTGCGTCAGGCGCTGCGCATGCGGCCCGACCGGATCGTCGTCGGCGAGGTCCGCGGCGCCGAGGTGGTCGACCTGCTGACGGCGTTGAACACGGGGCACGACGGCGGTGCCGGCACGGTTCACGCCAACTCCCCGCGCGAGGTGCCGGCCCGGTTGGAGGCGCTCGCGGCGCTCGGCGGCCTGGGCCGAGAGGCGTTGCACGCGCAGCTGGCCGCGGCGTTCTTATCTGTACCGGAACTGACGGTGTATCAGACTGTCTCGATCGGTGCGATGCTCCGCCGCTGCATCGTTCGCTACAGAGTTATCTGTAGTGCCTGA
- a CDS encoding VIT1/CCC1 transporter family protein, with protein MTNNDEIADTTTAPSGHDGEPHSGAVGSKLNWLRAGVLGANDGLLSTAGLVIGVAATAATPGAIVVAGVAGLSAGASAMALGEYVSVSTQRDTEKAWIAKEQRELREQPEEEFDELVGLYTAKGLSEATARQVATELTATDPLRAHLDIELGIDQEELTNPLAAALSSAVAFSLGALVPIAASLIAWHRMLWIVLAVAVGLAVTGYASAVLGGADRRTAVIRLLVGGAAAMAITYAIGRLLGTTSLT; from the coding sequence GTGACCAACAATGACGAAATCGCCGATACCACGACAGCCCCCTCGGGACACGACGGTGAGCCGCACAGCGGCGCGGTCGGGAGCAAGCTGAATTGGCTCCGAGCCGGAGTCCTCGGAGCGAACGACGGCTTGCTGTCTACCGCAGGACTGGTGATCGGCGTCGCCGCGACTGCCGCCACCCCCGGAGCGATCGTCGTCGCCGGCGTCGCCGGTCTATCAGCAGGTGCATCAGCGATGGCCCTCGGTGAATACGTGTCCGTGAGCACGCAGCGTGACACTGAGAAGGCGTGGATCGCGAAAGAGCAACGGGAACTACGGGAGCAGCCTGAAGAGGAGTTCGACGAGCTCGTCGGGCTCTACACCGCCAAGGGACTTAGCGAGGCGACCGCCCGGCAGGTCGCGACAGAACTCACAGCGACTGACCCCCTGCGAGCCCATCTTGATATTGAACTGGGGATTGACCAGGAAGAGCTGACCAACCCCCTGGCAGCGGCGTTATCGTCAGCGGTCGCGTTCAGCCTCGGCGCCCTCGTCCCTATCGCAGCCTCACTGATCGCCTGGCACCGCATGCTCTGGATTGTGCTCGCCGTCGCTGTCGGTCTCGCCGTCACCGGGTACGCCTCAGCAGTACTCGGCGGAGCGGACCGACGCACAGCGGTGATCAGGCTCCTCGTCGGCGGCGCGGCCGCCATGGCGATCACCTACGCGATCGGCCGACTCCTCGGAACCACAAGCCTCACCTAA
- a CDS encoding ArsR/SmtB family transcription factor, translating to MYDVLRCNLETDVSLRTAEGGAAAMSHAATDIQSASAHRPAQLSGEQVDAAVSMLAMLAEPTRLRLLWALRDEELGVGTLADRAGCTPSAASQHLAKLRLAGVVVNRADGTARLYRLAGGHVLRLLLESVAQADHTVTGIPDHL from the coding sequence GTGTATGACGTGCTCAGGTGTAACCTGGAAACGGACGTATCACTACGAACAGCGGAGGGAGGCGCGGCGGCGATGAGTCACGCGGCCACCGACATTCAGAGCGCCTCGGCACACCGGCCCGCGCAGCTCAGCGGCGAGCAGGTCGATGCCGCAGTCTCGATGTTGGCGATGCTGGCCGAGCCCACCCGACTGCGGCTGCTGTGGGCCCTACGGGACGAGGAACTCGGCGTCGGCACCCTTGCGGATAGGGCTGGTTGCACGCCGAGCGCCGCGAGTCAGCACCTGGCGAAGCTGCGTCTGGCCGGAGTGGTGGTCAACCGCGCGGACGGCACCGCCCGCCTGTACCGCCTTGCCGGAGGGCACGTGCTGCGGCTGTTGTTGGAGTCTGTCGCGCAGGCCGATCACACCGTCACCGGTATCCCGGATCACCTCTGA
- a CDS encoding PadR family transcriptional regulator — translation MDLVRDLLRGVVPVHVLHHAAEDGGVYGAWMADELAHHGYRISPGTLYPLLQRLEDAGLLTSAEQTVEGRVRRIYTATVAGIDELGNLRRVIAELSGELLEGTASAGNPR, via the coding sequence ATGGACCTGGTACGTGATCTGCTCCGCGGAGTCGTCCCCGTCCACGTCCTGCACCATGCCGCCGAAGACGGCGGCGTCTACGGCGCATGGATGGCCGACGAGCTCGCCCACCACGGGTACCGCATCTCACCGGGCACCCTCTACCCGCTGCTGCAACGGCTCGAAGACGCCGGCCTGCTGACCTCGGCGGAGCAGACCGTCGAGGGCCGCGTTCGGCGCATCTACACCGCGACGGTCGCCGGCATCGACGAACTGGGCAACCTGCGCCGCGTCATCGCGGAACTGTCCGGCGAGCTCCTCGAGGGCACCGCGAGCGCCGGCAACCCTCGCTGA
- the istB gene encoding IS21-like element helper ATPase IstB, whose product MTATANKNQTNALAPSLRRRGGLTEEAALAAVDQACRRLRLPTVRSMIDQHLTAAAKQQLSYQGFLAELLLAEVDDRDRRSTVRRVKAAGFPREKWLADFDFDANPDIEPATIHQLATGDWIRHGLPLCLIGDSGTGKSHLLIGLGTAAAEQGFRVRYTLATKLVNELVEAADEKQLAKTINRYGRVDLLIIDELGYMELDRRGAELLFQVLTEREEKNSVAIASNQSFSGWTDTFTDPRLCAAIVDRLTYRGTIIETGTHSYRLAHTEAAATAG is encoded by the coding sequence ATGACCGCAACCGCCAATAAGAACCAGACGAATGCGCTGGCCCCGTCGTTGCGCCGCCGGGGCGGCCTCACCGAAGAAGCCGCCCTCGCCGCCGTTGACCAGGCCTGCCGGCGCCTACGCCTGCCGACAGTGCGGTCGATGATCGACCAGCACCTCACCGCCGCCGCCAAGCAGCAATTGTCCTACCAGGGGTTCCTCGCCGAACTCCTGCTCGCCGAAGTCGACGACCGGGACCGCCGCTCCACTGTTCGCCGCGTCAAAGCCGCGGGGTTCCCGCGGGAGAAGTGGCTGGCGGACTTCGACTTCGACGCCAACCCCGACATCGAACCCGCCACCATCCACCAGCTCGCCACCGGCGACTGGATCCGCCACGGACTGCCGCTCTGCCTCATCGGCGACTCCGGAACCGGCAAATCCCATCTGCTGATCGGATTGGGAACCGCTGCCGCCGAGCAAGGCTTTAGAGTCCGCTACACCCTCGCCACCAAACTAGTGAACGAGCTGGTCGAGGCCGCTGACGAGAAGCAGCTCGCGAAGACCATCAACCGCTACGGCCGCGTTGACCTGCTCATCATCGACGAGCTCGGCTACATGGAACTCGATCGCCGCGGCGCCGAACTGCTCTTCCAAGTCCTCACCGAACGCGAAGAGAAGAACAGCGTCGCGATCGCTTCCAACCAGTCCTTCTCCGGCTGGACTGACACCTTCACCGACCCACGACTCTGCGCCGCGATCGTCGACCGGCTCACCTACCGCGGCACCATCATCGAAACCGGCACTCACAGCTACCGCCTGGCTCACACCGAAGCAGCAGCTACCGCGGGCTAA
- the istA gene encoding IS21 family transposase yields the protein MGSKVELFAQIRRDARVEGMSIRALARKHGVHRRTVRQALSSAEPPPRKTPERSSPRLDRFKAAIDEMLRSDLDAPRKQRHTATRIRERLAIEHDAVELSYSTVRDYVRVRRAQIEVEAGRRREVFIAQDHASGAEAEVDFGEVWVILGGVKTKCHMFVYRLSHSGKAIHRVYPTGGQEAFLEGHVEAFRELGGVPTRHIRYDNLTSAVVAVLQGGDRRRQENPRWTLFHSHYGFDPFYCQPGIAGAHEKGGVEGEVGWFRRNRLTPMPQVESLDELNEQIKAWEDRDEGRRIDGRLRTIGQDYEHDRAALAPLPVEDFDPGLILTPRVDRSAMITVRMVKYSVPAHLIGRRVRVSLQASQLLVYDGRTLVARHPRVAGRGTAKIDLDHYLEVLKFKPGALPGSTALAQARAAGVFTASHDAFWAAARRVNGDTDGTSELIDVLLLHRSLPAAAVIAGIDAALRVGAVSAEVVAVEARRAEARLLAHASVAADQTGGANAGRHLDRHAERREQRVVSLTQRRLADPAAVIAGLPPDRRPLPSVTAYDRLLPQHRRRTASDALPASLDPPPIESLDPPPIERPTRL from the coding sequence ATGGGATCGAAGGTGGAGCTGTTCGCGCAGATCCGGCGGGACGCCCGGGTCGAGGGCATGAGTATCCGGGCGTTGGCTCGCAAGCATGGCGTGCACCGGAGGACGGTGCGGCAGGCGTTGTCATCGGCGGAGCCGCCGCCGCGGAAGACGCCGGAGCGGTCGTCGCCGCGGTTGGACCGGTTCAAGGCGGCGATTGATGAGATGTTGCGGTCGGATCTGGATGCTCCGCGTAAGCAGCGGCACACCGCGACGCGGATCCGGGAACGCCTGGCGATCGAGCACGATGCGGTCGAGTTGTCGTATTCGACGGTGCGGGACTACGTGCGGGTCCGGCGGGCGCAGATCGAGGTGGAGGCCGGCCGCCGCCGGGAGGTGTTCATCGCCCAGGACCACGCATCCGGGGCGGAGGCGGAGGTCGACTTCGGCGAGGTCTGGGTGATCCTGGGCGGGGTGAAGACCAAGTGCCACATGTTCGTCTACCGGCTCTCGCACTCGGGCAAGGCCATTCACCGGGTCTATCCGACCGGCGGGCAGGAAGCGTTCCTCGAAGGGCACGTCGAGGCGTTCCGCGAGCTCGGCGGGGTCCCGACCCGGCATATCCGCTACGACAATCTCACCTCGGCGGTGGTCGCGGTCCTGCAGGGCGGAGACCGGCGGCGACAGGAGAACCCGCGGTGGACGTTGTTTCACTCGCACTACGGATTCGATCCGTTCTACTGCCAGCCCGGCATCGCCGGGGCGCACGAGAAGGGCGGCGTTGAAGGCGAGGTCGGATGGTTCCGCCGCAACCGGCTGACCCCAATGCCGCAGGTCGAGTCCCTCGATGAGCTCAACGAGCAGATCAAAGCCTGGGAGGACCGCGACGAGGGCCGCCGGATCGACGGACGACTGCGCACCATCGGCCAGGACTACGAGCACGACCGAGCAGCGCTCGCGCCGCTGCCGGTGGAGGATTTCGACCCGGGCCTGATCCTCACACCACGGGTCGATCGGTCGGCGATGATCACCGTTCGGATGGTGAAGTATTCGGTGCCGGCGCACCTGATCGGCCGCCGAGTCCGCGTCTCACTACAAGCCTCCCAGCTGCTGGTCTACGACGGCCGGACCCTGGTCGCGCGGCATCCACGGGTCGCCGGCCGCGGCACCGCGAAGATCGACCTCGACCACTACCTCGAGGTGCTCAAGTTCAAACCCGGTGCCCTGCCGGGATCAACGGCGTTGGCGCAGGCCCGCGCTGCCGGGGTGTTCACCGCCAGCCATGATGCGTTCTGGGCCGCCGCCCGACGAGTCAACGGCGACACCGACGGCACCAGCGAGCTGATCGACGTCCTGCTGCTGCACCGCAGCCTGCCCGCCGCGGCGGTGATCGCCGGCATCGATGCTGCATTGCGGGTCGGGGCGGTGAGCGCCGAGGTCGTCGCCGTTGAGGCTCGCCGCGCCGAAGCCCGCCTGCTCGCGCACGCCTCGGTCGCTGCCGACCAGACAGGTGGGGCCAACGCTGGCCGTCATCTCGATCGCCATGCCGAACGACGCGAGCAACGAGTTGTCAGCCTCACCCAACGACGGCTCGCAGACCCCGCGGCGGTGATCGCCGGCCTGCCACCCGACCGGCGACCGCTGCCCAGCGTTACGGCCTACGACCGCCTGCTCCCGCAGCACCGGCGACGCACTGCCTCCGACGCGCTACCTGCGTCGCTGGACCCACCACCGATTGAGTCGCTGGACCCACCACCGATTGAAAGGCCCACCCGGCTATGA